In the Candidatus Poribacteria bacterium genome, CTTCAAGATGACATTCAACCGCTTCCACGGCTTGCGTTAGGACATCCGCGATGGTGTCGCCGAAAGTGTAGCATCCAGGTAAATCTGGGACGGTCACACCGTAATCGCTGTCTGGATCTTTGTCAATAACAATGGGATACTGTTTATGCATAAAATACCTCTCCATCCACCTAATTCACCTATTTCCAGATTGCGCATCTCCCCATAGATGCGTTAATCGGTTCCTTTAGTTCCAGTCCCAACCCGCCTGTCGGTAGATACGCCGTAATGTACTTATCGCTATGTCCTTCTTTGGATGTGGGACGGTCACTTTTCCTGGTTCGGTATTATGTTTGAAGTGATGGTGGTCGCCTTTACTGTTATGCAAGTACCAGCCTTTGCGCTCAAGTTGTTTAATCAACTTGCGAGAATTGCGAAGTCGTTTCCAATTTGGCCGCTTCTGTTTGCGGTTCGGCATATCCTGAAGTCCTAGTTTACTCAACTACTACTTTGTCTCTGCAGATTGATGGCATGCAGGAGCGATTGGAAGGACCTGAGGCGGCGGCCGGGTCAATCTTCGGTGATAGCACCCAACGCCTAAAGGCGTGGGCTTCGGTTTCATAGACAGTGCGGT is a window encoding:
- a CDS encoding type II toxin-antitoxin system HicA family toxin — translated: MPNRKQKRPNWKRLRNSRKLIKQLERKGWYLHNSKGDHHHFKHNTEPGKVTVPHPKKDIAISTLRRIYRQAGWDWN